ATAAGGCCGTTACATAAATATTAGGGTCTCGAGGATCTAGCTGATAGGCCGTATCCAACTGCCGCTCGGCCTTCTCTAACTGAAAGGTCTGCAACTGATAGAGGGCCAATTGGGCTCTGGCCCGCGCTAATTTGGGCTGCCGCTGACAAAAGCCCTCCCATAAGGTGGGCAAACTCTCTAAGTTCCCTACGGTCAACATCATATAACTAATGTCTTCTAACACTTCTATGTTGGAAGGGTTGGCCTCATAGAGCTCTACCGCATAGTTGTAGGCCTTTTGCAAATAGGGAAAACCCTTCTCTGGCTGGCCCAAATCATAATAACTCTGATAGATGTCGATCAATAAATCTATGTCGTTCTCCAATTTAGGGTCCTCATAGGCCAAAAGCAATTCTTCTAAACTGCGCTCTGGGGCTACCGCCTCTGGCGGCAACTCTGGCTCTAACATAGAGCGGTTGTAACTCAGGATAATGCTGGCATTTACCTCCGGAAAAGCCGCCGCCTGCCGAATGGCCAGGCTGTCTCGCCCATCTCGCAAAAGTTGGGCAGCTAAACCATAGGGAAGCAAAAGAATGACAAATAAAAAAGCGGTTCTGATCATGATAGTTTGCTTTTTTTATGGGGAAATAAATAGCAGGTCCAGAGGAGCGCAGCGACTGGCTGAGGGATGGATAGCAGTGGCCGAAGGCCAGACCTAGGCGGCGAAGCCGCCGCAGGGCCGAGCAGACCTGCGAGCTGCGACAGAGCCCGACCCAAGGCCGTAGGCCGCAGGGGCAGCCCCAAAAAAAACTAATCCTGCTGCTGCTTACAGCTTTCAATATGCTCAATCAAAGCAGGCAAGGACCAAGCCGATTCTATGCTATACTCCCCAATTTTGGTCCGCCTAAGGGCCGTCAAATAGGCAGCATTATCTAGGGCACGGCCAAAATCATAGGCCAAAGAGCGAATATAAGTCCCCTTGCTGCAGGCCACCTCAAAATCAACCAAAGGCAGCTCGGTATGAGTCAGTTGAAAGTCAAAAATCTCGATGTTTCGGGCCTTGCGCTCTACTTCCTTGCCCTTTCTGGCCAATTTATAGAGGGCTTGTCCCTTAATCTTTACGGCCGAAAACATGGGCGGATATTGAGCAATAGGGCCCAAAAACTGCTGTCTGGCCTGCTCCAAAGCCGCCGCATCAATACCCGCAATAGATTGCTGCTCTGTCTCTTTAGATTCGGCATCATAAGAGGGCGTTGTGGCCCCCAACTTGAGCTGGCCCGTATAGGTTTTGGGCATGCCCTGCAAACCATCTATTTTCTTGGTATATTTTCCCGTGCAAATGAGCAACAAGCCCGTGGCCAAGGGGTCTAAGGTGCCGGCATGCCCCACCTTAATTTTCTTGACGCCCAAGCTGCGGCAAAGGGCATAGCGAATTTTATTGACCACATCAAAAGAGGTCCATTCCAATGGTTTATCGACTAAAAGGAGGGCGCCCGCCTGAAAATCGTAGGGCGCAGTTTGATTGAGTACTTCCAAGGTATTTATTTTGATTGTCATCGAACAAAGAAGGGCGGCCCAAAGCGCTGGCCCTAGCTGGGCAAAGCTAGGCTTTTTTGAGCAGTTTTGCTAGGGCCTAGGCCTTTTTGAGTAGTTCTAAGCAAAGGCGGTTTGGCCCATCGGCCTGCTTGAATTGCTGCCCCAAACGACGGCCCAAAACGGCCAAAATTGCTTTGTCTTTAGCCAAGACATACTGGGCCTCCCGCTCAAATTGACTCAGCCCCTCATCTTTATAATATTTGCTGAGCTTTTTGCTTTGCCCGCCCATACCCAAGGGCCGAAAACGGTCGCCGGCCTGCTGTTGGCGCAGAAAAAGTCCCTTAGTGAGCTGCTCAGGCAATAGGCCCTCCCCTTTTTGCGCCCAATAGAGCCCTAAAATTTGCCCATGGCCGAGGTCTAGCCGAATTTCTTGGCCCATTTCGGGAATCGGCAGGGCCAAAGTGGCCAAGGGGGGCTGCTCGGCGGGGCCCAAAACTAGGCCCCAGGCCATTTCTTGCAAGCGATAATTGGGCGCCAAATGCAGGCCGCCCGCCTGTTGCTGCCGCTTGCTCCAAATATTCTGAATCTGCTTGGGGGCAAAGCCCAAAGGCCGCAACCAATACTGTAAAAAAAGCGCGGGCTCCGAGCATTGGGCTAAATTTTCCCAGCTCAAACGGGCCAATTCCCCATTTTTTCCTGCGGCCAACAAACGCTGCCGATAAGCCTGCATCTCCTTTTGGATAAAGCGGTTTTCCTCTCGCAAAAGGCCAATATTTTGGGCCAAACGCTCCTTATAATTTGGATAGGCCCGCTCGATTTCGGGCAAAACCCGATGCCGCAAAAAATTCCGTTTATACTTGACCTCCTGATTAGATTGATCCTCTTTCCAGACTATATTTTGGGCCAAAGCATAGCTTTTCAGGGCCGATTTTGGGACAGATAAAAGCGGGCGGCAGAGCTTTCGCTGCTCATCTTTGGGCAAAATCCCCTGCATACTGCCTAGGCCGCCGCCTCTTAGCTGCTGCAAGAAAAAAGTCTCTAATAAATCATCTAAATGATGGGCGGTCAGGATGTATTTGGCCCCAACTTGCTGCCGAATTTCCTCAAAATACTGATAGCGCAGGCTCCTGGCCCGAGCTTGCAAATTGCCACCCTGCTGGGCCAATTCCTGGCCCAAATCATAGCTTTTAGTATAGAAAGGGATGCCCTTTTCTTGGGCCAATTGGGCCAAAAAATCGGCTTCTTCCTGAGCTGTTTCTCGCAGCTGGTAATTAAAATGCAGCCAAACTTGCGGCTGCTCCCAACTCATCAGCAAATGGGCCAAAACCATAGAATCTAGGCCCCCACTGATACCCAAAACAAGGCGGTCCACCCCTAGCTCAAAAAGTGAGTTGGCCAAAATTTCCTCCCGAAGGCGCTGGGCTAAAGACATAAACAAAAAGGCAGTTATAAGGTATTAGCTAATTGGATCTTTTTTTGGGGCTTCCCCGCCCTACGGGCGGGTCGGGCTGTGCAGTGGCTCGCAGGTCTGCTCGGCCCTGCGGCGCTTTCAGCGCCTGGGTCTGCGGCTTCGCCGCACCACTTTCCATCCCTAAGCCTTAGGCGCTGCGCGCCTTGGCGGCGGCTAAAGCCGCCTGTAGGAGCGATAAAAAAAGCTCTTTCCGTAGAGAAAGAGCTTTTTTGAGGGCCAAATTAGGCTTTAAACTTATGCCATTCGGCCTCTACCTCCTTTTGTAAACTTTGGAGGTCTTCATGTTCCTTAAACAACTGGCGGAGTGGGTGGAACTTATGCATAGAGGGCGCAACAAATTGCTCTACATCGGCTCTTTTGATGCTCTTTTCGCTCAAAATGATGAGTCGCTCAATCACATTGCGCAGCTCTCGGATATTTCCGGTCCAATCCATTTCTTGCAAAAGGGCCAGGGCATCGGTCTCCACCTTTTTGGCGGGGCGGCCATAATCTTGGCAGATGGCTTCTACAAAATGCTCCACCAATAAGGGAATATCTTCCTTGCGTTGGTTGAGAGAAGGGACCTGAATAATAATAACCGCCAAACGGTGGTATAAATCTTCACGGAAGCGGCCCGCATTAATTTCCTCTCGCAAATCTTTATTGGTAGCAGCCACTACTCTTACATCTACTTTGATCTCCTTATCGCCCCCTACTCGAGTGATGCGGTTTTCTTGTAGGGCACGGAGGACCTTAGCTTGGGCCGAGAGGCTCATATCGCCAATTTCGTCTAAGAAAAGGGTGCCACCATTGGCCTGTTCAAACTTTCCGATCCGTTGTTTTACGGCAGAAGTAAAGGCGCCTTTTTCGTGGCCAAACAACTCACTTTCGATGAGCTCGGAGGGAATAGCGGCACAATTGACCTCTACAATAGGTTTATCGGAGCGATTACTTTTTTCGTGCATCCATCGGGCCACTAGCTCTTTACCGGTTCCGTTTGGACCAGTAACCAAGACCCGGGCGTCGGTGGGAGCTACTCGGTCTATAGTTTCCTTAATGCGCTGCACGCCTTCCGACTCTCCAATAATTTCTTGGGTCTTACTCTTTTTGATTCTTCTTTTGAGGACCTTAGTTTCGCTCACCAAAGAAGATTTATCGAGGGCATTGCGGATCGTAATGAGCAGGCGGTTGAGATCTGGGGGCTTAGAAATATAGTCAAAAGCGCCTTTTTTGACGGTCTCCACGGCGGTATCGATATCGCCATGGCCTGAGATCATAATTACGGGTAGGTCGGGTTGGAGGATTTGGACTCTTTCGAGGACCTCCATACCGTCCATTTTGGGCATTTTAATATCGCAGATGACTGCATCATAGCCGCCTTTTTTGAGTTTGGAGAGGGCGTTAATGCCATCCTTGGCCTCATCTACTTTATAGTCTTCCATTTCTAGAATATCGCGCAATACATTGCGGATACTCTCTTCATCATCAATGATTAGTATTTTCACCATAGGGTTTGCTCTTTTTATAGGGGCTTAAGATAAAGATTATAGGTCATTTTTAAAATTGGGCGGCTGTTTTATTGAAGAAGAGAATTGGGCGCAGGGCTTTTAATTGGCCGAAGGCCAAACGGCCTAGCGATGCGGCGGGGTGGCCCGCAGGGCCAGACCGAGTTTTTGAGCGCAGCGAAAAAACGAAGGGCCGAGCAGACCTGCGAGCCCCAAAGCGTAGCGCCGCAAGGCGAAGCCGCAGCGGAGGCCCCAAAACAGCAGGCCTAGTATTCAAAAAAAAGGGAGGAGATGATTTTAGGCAAGTTCTCTAAAAAAAGCGTATTTTTGAGGCTTGAATTAGATGACATTATAACGTATCATGGCAAAAAAGCTAAATAGAGGACAGGGAGTTGGGGCCCTTTTTTCGAAAATCAATCCCAATATTGAGGTGAATAAAGAGGAATTGGTTCGGGAATTATCGAACACGGTGGCGGATATTCCCTTAGATCAGATCAGTTTCAATCCGGACAATCCTCGTTTAGAGTTTGATGAGGAGGCCTTATTGCAGTTATCGGAATCGATTAAGAAGCATGGGCTCATTCAGCCGATAACGGTAAGGCATTTGGGGGAGAATCAGTTTCAGCTCATATCTGGAGAGCGTCGGTTGCGGGCCTCTAAGCTGGCGGCTTTGGGTCAGGTGCCGGCCTATATTCGGGTGGCCAATGATGAGGCCATGTTAGAATTGGCATTGATTGAGAACATTCAGCGGCAGGACTTGAATGCGATAGAGATTGCGAGCACCTATCAGCGGATGATGGATGAGTTAAAATTGACGGAAGAGCAATTATCTAAGCGGGTCAATAAGAAGCGGAGCACGGTGAGTAATTATGTGCGTTTGCTTCGTTTGCCGGGTCAGATTCAGAATGCCATTAAGGCGCGGCAGATATCTATGGGCCATGCGCGGGCTTTGGCTGGATTGAATGAGGAGCAGCTACAGAGTATTTTGTTTGAGGCGACCATGGAGGAGAAATTATCGGTGCGGAAGGTAGAGCAATACAGCAAACTTTTGCAGAAGGGCAACTCATTGGACAAGGCGATCATGGGCTTAAAGTCGGGTTTAATTGCCTTGGGTCATTTGGCGGAATTGAGTCGTTTGGAGAAATTGGACGAGCAACTTTATTTATATAAAGAGATCATTCGTTCCAACTGGTCGGTAGAAGAGACTCGTCTTTGGCTCGACAAGCAATTGGCCAAAAAGGAGGGAGAAGCAGCGCCCAAAGAGGAGAAGAAAAAAGTGTTGCCTGCGGCCTATCAGAATTTGCAAGAGCGTTTAAAATCTCAGTTGGGGGCCAAGGTGCAGCTCAAGGCCAATGAGAAGGGCAAGGGGCAGATCATCATTAACTTT
This genomic interval from Saprospira grandis contains the following:
- the truB gene encoding tRNA pseudouridine(55) synthase TruB; amino-acid sequence: MTIKINTLEVLNQTAPYDFQAGALLLVDKPLEWTSFDVVNKIRYALCRSLGVKKIKVGHAGTLDPLATGLLLICTGKYTKKIDGLQGMPKTYTGQLKLGATTPSYDAESKETEQQSIAGIDAAALEQARQQFLGPIAQYPPMFSAVKIKGQALYKLARKGKEVERKARNIEIFDFQLTHTELPLVDFEVACSKGTYIRSLAYDFGRALDNAAYLTALRRTKIGEYSIESAWSLPALIEHIESCKQQQD
- the tilS gene encoding tRNA lysidine(34) synthetase TilS, with product MSLAQRLREEILANSLFELGVDRLVLGISGGLDSMVLAHLLMSWEQPQVWLHFNYQLRETAQEEADFLAQLAQEKGIPFYTKSYDLGQELAQQGGNLQARARSLRYQYFEEIRQQVGAKYILTAHHLDDLLETFFLQQLRGGGLGSMQGILPKDEQRKLCRPLLSVPKSALKSYALAQNIVWKEDQSNQEVKYKRNFLRHRVLPEIERAYPNYKERLAQNIGLLREENRFIQKEMQAYRQRLLAAGKNGELARLSWENLAQCSEPALFLQYWLRPLGFAPKQIQNIWSKRQQQAGGLHLAPNYRLQEMAWGLVLGPAEQPPLATLALPIPEMGQEIRLDLGHGQILGLYWAQKGEGLLPEQLTKGLFLRQQQAGDRFRPLGMGGQSKKLSKYYKDEGLSQFEREAQYVLAKDKAILAVLGRRLGQQFKQADGPNRLCLELLKKA
- a CDS encoding sigma-54-dependent transcriptional regulator encodes the protein MVKILIIDDEESIRNVLRDILEMEDYKVDEAKDGINALSKLKKGGYDAVICDIKMPKMDGMEVLERVQILQPDLPVIMISGHGDIDTAVETVKKGAFDYISKPPDLNRLLITIRNALDKSSLVSETKVLKRRIKKSKTQEIIGESEGVQRIKETIDRVAPTDARVLVTGPNGTGKELVARWMHEKSNRSDKPIVEVNCAAIPSELIESELFGHEKGAFTSAVKQRIGKFEQANGGTLFLDEIGDMSLSAQAKVLRALQENRITRVGGDKEIKVDVRVVAATNKDLREEINAGRFREDLYHRLAVIIIQVPSLNQRKEDIPLLVEHFVEAICQDYGRPAKKVETDALALLQEMDWTGNIRELRNVIERLIILSEKSIKRADVEQFVAPSMHKFHPLRQLFKEHEDLQSLQKEVEAEWHKFKA
- a CDS encoding ParB/RepB/Spo0J family partition protein, with the protein product MAKKLNRGQGVGALFSKINPNIEVNKEELVRELSNTVADIPLDQISFNPDNPRLEFDEEALLQLSESIKKHGLIQPITVRHLGENQFQLISGERRLRASKLAALGQVPAYIRVANDEAMLELALIENIQRQDLNAIEIASTYQRMMDELKLTEEQLSKRVNKKRSTVSNYVRLLRLPGQIQNAIKARQISMGHARALAGLNEEQLQSILFEATMEEKLSVRKVEQYSKLLQKGNSLDKAIMGLKSGLIALGHLAELSRLEKLDEQLYLYKEIIRSNWSVEETRLWLDKQLAKKEGEAAPKEEKKKVLPAAYQNLQERLKSQLGAKVQLKANEKGKGQIIINFMDPDDLERILEQLNYEA